aaacatttataattttccttccacttcacaattatgttccactttgtgttggtctatcacataaaatcccaataaaatacatttacgtttttggctgcaacctgacaaaatgtggaaaaatttaaaggggtatggatactttttcagggcacggTAACCTTTAACATGATAAACAGTTTATGTCAGATTTAGAAGTTAacagcaaaaggaaaaaaagaacacattttAACTATCAACTTAAGATTTTATTAATGGTTTCTAAAATAACTGTTGTAGGGCATAACTTAACTTTCCAAAACAAGGGGGGTGCCAAGATCACTGAGCAGTCTAGCGCTACACCGCCAATGCTGCTGAACTGTACAGTGACTGGTAGGGGGGATTGCACAACCAGACAAACTGGTTGGCTCAAACAAGGTTGAATAAAAAAAGGAAACGCATTCAACATATGACAAATTTGATCTAAAACTCTGTCCCCTAAAGCATAAAGAAAACACAAAACCACTATATTACAAAACAAAACACCCTCAGCTCGCCTCACTGCCTCCCTATTTGCCGGCTTGCTGAGCCTGTCTACGGAGCAGAACATAAATCTTCTCTTTGATCCAGTCTTTATTGTAGGGCTGGTATGTCTGAGTGTCTGCACGGTACCTGCAAGAGAACAGTAAATTAGGGAACATCTTTAATTTATCATTGCTGCTAGCATTGCAAAGGCTTGGAGCTTGAGGCATGAGCCATCAGAAACATGATACAACTGTAAAAATTCAGATATTAGTAAAAGGGAACAAGGATAATAATTTGTCAAATGCTCACTTGTTATGTAAGTGGCATGTTTAACTGAAGACTGCTACatctataaaaatgccagtgaAGGGATGAAGCCATTATTTTATACAATGCTGCCGTGTTCATGCTACTGAAAGACTGCACCAATTATGTTAATGTTAACTAtgggcaaaataaaataaaacacaatacataGATACAACTTGTGGGGTATTTATCCATGTTGCTTTCAAACTGTACAAACAGTGGCAAAACAACCATATCAAAAACATGTAATCTATATTCTCATAGGTGCACTGCAATACTTGCTGTGCCGTCAGACAGGGTGCACGGCCACCCTACCTGAAAATTAGCTAGATGACCGTGCAAGTGCTTGTTATTTCATACCACAGGTATATTTTTGTAGTATTATTTATCTATTGAAATATTATATTAATTCTTAAAAGGTTATGACTACGGTCCCATGGAGAAGGTGGTGAGGCAGGCCAGCCTGTATTTTGTGCCatgaggaaaaaaatactttaaaataaCTCTTCTTTTAAGAATTACAGGTTATCTGTCTAGAGTCAGCATGCATGGCCATGGGTTTATAGCTTTTACTCTGTTTGCTGCAAAATACGTGTGTAGTGCAATCGTCATTTTGGTACACAAGTACCTAAACTCATGCAGCCGATGTGCCTATGTGAAAGTATGTGGGGACATGGTACTTAAAATaggaatacatatttttttttaaaaccactgCCCGCCCGCCGACCATCATATGACGCCCTTGGCTTTGTGCGGGGGACATCTgaatgcagctacaggcatcagatATCGTCTTTTAGAGTCGCCTATTCTATgcgccataagaatgatcatagcagctgatccgcttgatcgttcttacgggaggcgagaggGGATGCCCCCCTCCCGCCGGTGCCTCTACCCACTCACCACTGCGATCGCTGAGTCGGAGAACAGATCAGCCGGCCCTGGATGTTTGTCATAGATATTTCCGGCGGAGTCTCTATGACCGGAGgccgggcgcaatgttatgacatcacgcacggcttctgcattcaaaaaaatggAGCCGCCTCGGCTGCGAAGCCAGGATagtaagtgtcaaactaaaataaagtaaaaatttgtaaagcacccctgtccccgtatgcagaagcgaacgcatacgcaagtccggTCCACatttgaaaactgtgttcaaaccacacatgtgaggtatcggcgcaaacagagcgagagcaataattttggccctagacctcctctaactcaaagcatataaccagtaaaaaaaaaaaattaaagcgtcgcctatgaggatttttaagtagcgaagtttggcgccattttacacgtgtgtgcaattttgaagcatgacatgttaggtacctattcactcagcgtaacttcacctttcacattatgcaaaaacattgggctaactttaccgtaattttttttttttttaaagcacaaaacttttttattggaaaaacctaacgcattcgaaaaattgctgcgcaaacacCTTGCgagataaaaaattgcaacgatcgccattgtattttctagggtctttgaaaaaaaaaaaaaaatatcatcatgtttgggggttttatgtaattttctagcaaaaaaatgatgagcgaaatgtcagaattggtctgggtggcaagtggttaacaatacTTTAAGAAGTACATTTATTGCTATCACAGAGGGGACCAATAGCCCCCCATGTGACAGCATTTCTCTGACAGGATCTCTGAGCCatctggggtcttttagaccattGAGGTCTTCCCTGCCCTCCACTAAAGTAGCTCTCTTCTGGCCACAGCAGCCTCCTGGGATAACATCATGCTACTCCCCAGTattggtagctgctgacttcattTTTGAAGACATTtgaggtttttctttaaagtgattgtaaagtctattcCCCCCCATAAAAACaacgaacatgttatacttatctgctctgttgcagtgggtttgcacagagcagcccgaatatgtttctttttgggtccctcttctgtgattctGGCCcctctcctgttcagtgcccccacagttaGCAGCTTGccttgtgtccatttagacagagCCCCAatcccaccccctctcccccgaTTGGCTAGCCGACAGCAGAAggaactcaggtaagtattaggggggctgctgcacacagaaggctttttatctcaaTACATACAATGCATTAAATACTTACACCAAACAGCTAAGATCTGCTAAGTCATCAATAAAATCAAACAACTGACTGATGTCATAGGTTATGGACGGACTGTTCGGATTCATTCTCTTTAAGTGTTCTTCATACATTTTACAAAcccctaaaaaataaagaaaaaaacatgagatCAGCACACAAGGGACAGGCCGACTTCTAACAGGGACTGTCGACACATTTGTATTTCACAAATTGTATTTTAGGATTCAACAGACAATCTTCGCCAAATGTCACATTTTCAAAAGGGTTCTGATTAAAGTTTAATGCCCTTGCTAGAGGTGTAGGCCATTATGTCCCACCTGAAGCCTGACTGAAATACTCCCAGGACATTGCCAAGTGAGGCCTAGCGATTACTGCTCCCCTTCTCTATCACAGGAGTGAGATCTCAAATGCTGAACTCAGAGCTGCTGCATcagggaaagaaaaagggggtccaaTTTAGAGAAAAAGCTCACTCTTGTGATGGAGGTGGTGAGGTGTAATCATTACGCTTCACTTAGCAACTTCTTGGGAATACTCCAGTCAGTTTTCGGAGGGTATGCAAATGGCCTATACCTATAGCAggggcattattcaactttagtcagttacatcgttttttttttttttctacaaacatGCCTTACCTGCATAGGAAGTTTTTTGTAAAGGATAAATTAGCTctttaaagagtcactaaagtcAAAAACACACAAGCAGGTCGCAGAAaggtaaaattaaaaacaaaaggtAGGCGCCGCCATTTGAGTATATATTTGATCTGCTGGCGGAGGTCAAGTTAGGATAGATAGAGCTGTTGTCTATCACCCCTGTGGTCAGCAATGCACAGGTGAATGACACTGTAGATTAGAACATGGGTCTTTAAACTACggacctccagttgttcaggaactacaattcccatcatgcctagtcatgtctgaatgtcagtgtgttacaatgcctcgtgggatgtgtagttctacaacagctggagggccgtagtttgaggatccctgctgtagAAGCTTCACTGGGCAAACccgcaggcaggagggtgtgcgaGTCCAGGAGATCGTGACCAGGTGGGCTGTCATACAGTAGAAAGAATCATAGCCTGGAGCTTGTCTGGAACGCAAGCCGGTGTTGGATCTGTGTTCTTGGGCACTTTCCTCAATCCGGGAGGTTGAAGAAGATCTGAAACATTTTGCC
This window of the Rana temporaria chromosome 13, aRanTem1.1, whole genome shotgun sequence genome carries:
- the ERH gene encoding enhancer of rudimentary homolog, which gives rise to MSHTILLVQPTKRPEGRTYADYESVNECMEGVCKMYEEHLKRMNPNSPSITYDISQLFDFIDDLADLSCLVYRADTQTYQPYNKDWIKEKIYVLLRRQAQQAGK